One Klebsiella electrica genomic window, CACAGTGCCAGGCCGACGACAAAGATCGACAGCAGGATAGTAATGGTCGCCGCAATGGCATATTGCGAAGACGACATCGTCAGTTTGTAGATCCACGACACCAGAATATCCGTCCCGCCGGCGTTCGAACCGGCGACCGCTGGCCCGCCGTTGTTGAACAGGTAAATGATGTTGAAGTTGTTAAAGTTGAAGGTGTACTGGGTGATAATGATTGGCGCGATCGAGTACAGCACCAGCGGCAATGTAATGGTCCGCAGGCGGGTAAACGCGCTGGCGCCGTCCATGGTCGCGGCTTCATAAAGATCGTCAGGAATCGCCTGCAGCACGCCGGTGGTCATGGCGAAGACAAACGGAAAGCCCAGCCAGGTCTGCATCATAATCAGCGCGGTTTTCGTCCAGAACGGATCGGTCAGCCACGCCTTCGGGCCAATGCCGAAGAACGACAGAATCGCGTTGTTGATCACCCCAAACGAGTCGTTGAACATCCCCGCAAACACCAGGATAGTGACAAAACCCGGAACCGCCCACGGCAGGATAAAAATGGTGCGAATCATCGGTTTAAAACGCAGATCTTTCTGGTTCACCAGGATGGCCAGCAGCACGCCGACGGTGCATTGCAGGGTCGTCGCCAGCAGCGTCCACACCACCGTCCACTGCAGCACGTCAAAGAAGGTCGTGCGCCAGATAGAGAGCGTGAAAATATTAATAAAGTTTTTAAAACCCACCCAGTCCACCAGCTTCGCCGGCGGCGTGTGGTAGAGGTTGTAGTTAGTAAACGCGATGGCAAAGCCAAAGAGAATCGGGAAGATGACGACGAACACCAGCAGAATAAAGCCGGGGCTGATCATCAGATAGGGAAACCCCTGGTTTAACAGCATCTGATACTGTTTGCGCACGCTGTTCAGCGCCATGCCTTCATCGCGCTTTTTGCCGTTAACCCAGGCGTCGCGCAGCGAAAGAGAGTAAATGAGCAGGCCGAAAGCGACGATCAAAACGCTGATGATCCCTTCCGCCAACAGGAAAATAGAGTTATCCCGCGGGACTTCCTCACCCAGGGTGTAGAGCCCCCACAGCCCTTCCTGCAGGAAGTCATAAAAAACCCCCATG contains:
- a CDS encoding carbohydrate ABC transporter permease, which codes for MIINPSENIAESRGAGRHAWCGLLLAVVPGFGQFYHRQWLKGLVFLVLLSSFMGVFYDFLQEGLWGLYTLGEEVPRDNSIFLLAEGIISVLIVAFGLLIYSLSLRDAWVNGKKRDEGMALNSVRKQYQMLLNQGFPYLMISPGFILLVFVVIFPILFGFAIAFTNYNLYHTPPAKLVDWVGFKNFINIFTLSIWRTTFFDVLQWTVVWTLLATTLQCTVGVLLAILVNQKDLRFKPMIRTIFILPWAVPGFVTILVFAGMFNDSFGVINNAILSFFGIGPKAWLTDPFWTKTALIMMQTWLGFPFVFAMTTGVLQAIPDDLYEAATMDGASAFTRLRTITLPLVLYSIAPIIITQYTFNFNNFNIIYLFNNGGPAVAGSNAGGTDILVSWIYKLTMSSSQYAIAATITILLSIFVVGLALWQFRATKSFKNDDMA